One stretch of Callospermophilus lateralis isolate mCalLat2 chromosome 11, mCalLat2.hap1, whole genome shotgun sequence DNA includes these proteins:
- the LOC143410563 gene encoding uncharacterized protein C12orf71 homolog, which yields MDDSSSGSSCSDIEQSVSESNSHQSLSIGYFPSEENVASEAITPGEDVTSEDPSLPPDQGPWGTQSVRGPMGRRNEIQEKPEELGEEDIDEVVNAYLHSLQEDSAPNSAQSDDDQRMDKYQKETTTQTVWELDDFSKTIMVCLDSLNDDEDDDPVLSYSPQEEDVHLSISVSSQMLQVSPEEEEEACQDLPKCMPQENGESKQFLKMPPELEEDEIVEMESQEPGTAKSSPGSSEQPEEGDLPSDKERTSCMNFQGFFHWLRKRFVSSLPGRKRRREKAKKVSSCWR from the exons ATGGACGACTCGTCCTCTGGCAGCAGCTGCTCTGACATAGAGCAGTCCGTTTCAGAATCCAATTCCCACCAGAGCCTCTCTATAGGCTATTTCCCCTCCGAGGAAAACGTTGCCAGTGAGGCTATCACACCGGGTGAAGATGTGACCTCTGaggatccctccctccctcctgaccAAGGGCCATGGGGAACCCAAAGTGTAAGGGGACCCATGGGGAGAAGAAATGAAATTCAGGAGAAGCCAGAGGAGCTGGGCGAAGAAGACATCGACGAGGTCGTGAATGCCTATCTGCACAGCCTCCAAGAAGACTCAGCACCTAACTCAGCTCAAAGTGACGATGACCAGAGGATGGACAAGTACCAAAAGGAAACAACAACCCAGACTGTATGGGAACTGGATGATTTCTCGAAAACCATTATGGTATGTCTAGACAGTCTGAatgatgatgaagatgatgaCCCTGTGCTCTCTTATTCTCCCCAGGAGGAAGATGTCCATCTGTCCATCAGTGTGTCTTCCCAGATGCTTCAGGTCAGTcccgaagaagaggaggaggcttGTCAGGACTTGCCCAAATGTATGCCACAGGAAAATGGAGAGAGCAAGCAGTTCCTAAAAATGCCTCCTGAGCTTGAGGAGGATGAAATTGTTGAG ATGGAAAGCCAGGAGCCTGGCACTGCAAAGAGCTCCCCAGGGTCATCAGAGCAGCCAGAGGAGGGGGACCTGCCTTCAGATAAAGAACGCACTTCCTGCATGAATTTCCAGGGCTTTTTCCATTGGCTCAGGAAGCGATTCGTGTCCTCCCTGCCAGGGAGAAAGCGCCGCCGTGAGAAGGCCAAGAAGGTCTCATCCTGCTGGCGCTAA